One window of Methanospirillum lacunae genomic DNA carries:
- a CDS encoding hydrogenase iron-sulfur subunit, with product MSDEWNPKIQAIICNWCSYAGADLAGGARIQYPPDVRGVRVMCTGRVDMLFILKAFVDGADGVLVSGCHFGDCHYLEGNYKAAKRMFMIKSLMKNIGLDDKRFRMTFVSASEGAKWGKVMEDVSAKIRELGPSPIKEFQK from the coding sequence ATGTCTGACGAGTGGAACCCAAAAATCCAGGCAATCATCTGTAACTGGTGTTCGTATGCCGGAGCAGACCTTGCTGGTGGTGCCCGTATCCAGTACCCGCCAGATGTTCGTGGTGTCCGTGTCATGTGCACGGGCCGTGTTGATATGCTCTTCATCCTGAAAGCTTTCGTCGACGGTGCAGACGGAGTTCTCGTCTCCGGATGCCACTTCGGTGACTGCCACTACCTTGAAGGAAACTACAAGGCAGCAAAGAGGATGTTCATGATCAAGTCCCTGATGAAGAACATCGGTCTTGACGACAAGAGATTCCGTATGACCTTCGTTTCAGCATCTGAGGGTGCAAAATGGGGTAAAGTTATGGAAGATGTCAGCGCCAAGATCCGGGAACTTGGACCAAGTCCAATCAAAGAGTTCCAGAAATAA